The Prionailurus bengalensis isolate Pbe53 chromosome D2, Fcat_Pben_1.1_paternal_pri, whole genome shotgun sequence genome window below encodes:
- the LOC122492643 gene encoding translation initiation factor IF-2-like — MTQNKNGYIRDENVRRFRPELAGTRGTESGAAQRCRPPGPRGRHGDALRGPGGAKPRSTRSRGEGGAPARAAEARPSARGLRPAVSPARRAVAPTGDTCALVRRVGCARRTLAAARASRAWAGRAPLRPAASRAREPSRGPDLASAPRPPGSSEGPGIAAVTRTPPPGEQGAPRGPGPSRTPSAAGRSGGGRRTPRQTQDPRGRRCGDRGGGPSAPRSWLDGLRRLLVHGCAGTGGAEGKLPGTGGVGTSRKPGGRTGPGDVLQKKLAPSIAGPHTCLPPARCLHTAFWGSAALMCVTLGARGSRAATP, encoded by the exons ATGACCCAAAACAAGAATGGCTATATTAGGGATGAAAACGTCAGAAGGTTTCGGCCT GAGCTCGCTGGCACGCGGGGAACTGAGAGCGGTGCAGCCCAACGGTGCAGGCCGCCAGGCCCACGCGGTCGCCATGGAGACGCCCTACGGGGTCCCGGAGGGGCCAAGCCGCGGAGCACGCGCAGCCGCGGGGAGGGCGGTGCGCCTGCGCGGGCCGCGGAGGCGCGTCCCAGCGCGCGTGGGCTGCGGCCCGCGGTCTCTCCCGCGCGGCGGGCGGTGGCGCCCACGGGGGACACGTGTGCCTTAGTCCGGAGGGTCGGATGCGCGAGGAGGACCCTTGCGGCCGCGAGAGCGAGCAGAGCCTGGGCGGGGCGCGCTCCACTCCGCCCAGCGGCCTCCAGGGCCCGCGAACCCTCCCGGGGTCCTGACCTCGCTTCTGCCCCGCGCCCGCCTGGCTCCTCCGAGGGTCCCGGGATCGCCGCCGTCACGCGGACACCACCACCGGGGGAGCAAGGAGCCCCGCGTGGGCCGGGGCCAAGCAGGACTCCCTCTGCCGCCGGGCGCTCGGGCGGCGGCAGGCGGACGCCCAGGCAGACGCAGGACCCCCGGGGGCGCCGTTGCGGGGATCGAGGGGGCGGACCTTCCGCGCCGCGGAGCTGGCTGGACGGCCTCCGAAGGCTGTTAGTCCACGGCTGTGCTGGAACAGGCGGCGCCGAGGGGAAGCTGCCGGGGACAGGGGGCGTGGGCACAAGCAGGAAGCCGGGAGGACGGaccggccctggcgacgtcctgCAGAAGAAGTTGGCACCGTCCATCGCAGGACCGCACACCTGCCTCCCACCAGCGAG GTGCCTCCACACAGCCTTTTGGGGCTCTGCAGCGCTGATGTGTGTTACACTGGGGGCTCGGGGCTCTCGTGCAGCCACCCCCTGA
- the LRRC27 gene encoding leucine-rich repeat-containing protein 27 isoform X2, with the protein MDGSGPSELPPGAADPERGAGQVSSVPASPSGEAHQEVKGVVLSSVLDLSQRGLHHLEEIFKIPNIKQLHLQRNALCEIPADFFQSLPNLAWLDFRYNSIRALPSGIGSHKHLKTLLLERNPIKMLPVELGNVTTLRALNLRHCPLEFPAPLVVQKGLGAILAFLQACAMQRPPPRGSASPERVADKDAVNSQDRRGRLKEKADFLPPVEKLDPSELGKSTASPEDWPGEEEIRRFWRLRQEIVEKEREEVLAKQLLPAELPANLKAALNTKEKEHSGSRHALSACRPRGSVHRGVSDGRRKMASLRSILPALAPRQRAGLPARRAEDSGALAPREQRVRDEGAPREWRERARTRRTADAAPGKPLPPQRSLVQGRRREGSRPVRGPRCPLQRWSLRPADGPVSSQVVSKIPCAVDLADNEKMPVNPPGNVRQSREKSSQTSEEMRAFREELWEENLKQHIQKTHEGRKRFQGTAPLKEMSPAARDLAIKIEVEAKHRNSSYEASITLTPEQGRHV; encoded by the exons ATGGACGGAAGCGGCCCTTCCGAGCTGCCCCCTGGGGCGGCTGATCCAGAGCGCGGTGCCGGCCAAGTTAGCAGCGTGCCCGCCTCCCCCTCCGGAGAGGCTCACCAGGAGGTCAAGGGGGTCGTCCTTTCGTCGGTCTTAGACTTGAGTCAACGTGGCCTTCACCATTTAGAGGAGATCTTTAAAATCCCCAACATTAAA CAACTGCATCTTCAAAGAAACGCCCTCTGCGAGATTCCCGCAGACTTCTTCCAGTCGCTGCCAAACCTCGCGTGGCTGGACTTCCGCTACAACAGCATCAGAGCTCTTCCTTCTGGGATCGGGTCTCACAA gcacTTGAAAACTTTGCTTTTAGAAAGAAATCCTATCAAAATGTTACCTGTGGAGCTGG GGAACGTGACCACACTGAGAGCCTTGAACCTGAGACACTGCCCCCTGGAGTTCCCCGCCCCCCTCGTCGTGCAGAAGGGACTGGGTGCCATCCTGGCCTTCCTGCAGGCCTGCGCCATGCAGCGGCCTCCTCCCCGAGGGTCGGCTTCTCCAG AGCGTGTGGCCGACAAAGACGCTGTTAATTCTCAGGATCGGAGGGGGAGGTTAAAAGAAAAGGCAGACTTTCTCCCTCCTGTTGAAAAGCTAGACCCGAGTGAGCTGGGCAAGTCCACTGCTTCCCCAGAAGACTGGCCGGGCGAGGAGGAAATCAGGCGCTTTTGGAGGCTGAGACAGGAGATTGTCGAGAAGGAGCGGGAGGAAGTGCTTGCAAAGCAGCTCTTACCGGCAGAGTTACCTGCAAACCTCAAGGCGGCTCTGAACACgaaggagaaagaacattccGGCTCCAGACACGCTCTCAG CGCGTGCCGTCCGCGGGGGAGCGTTCACCGCGGGGTCTCTGACGGTAGAAGGAAGATGGCCTCCCTCAGGAGCATCCTGCCGGCCCTGGCGCCGCGGCAGCGAGCGGGGCTTCCCGCCAGGAGAGCGGAGGACAGCGGGGCCTTGGCCCCCAGGGAGCAGCGCGTAAG AGACGAAGGAGCGCCGCGGGAGTGGCGGGAGCGAGCCCGGACCCGGAGGACAGCGGACGCGGCCCCGGGCaagcccctgcctccccagaggAGTCTGGTACAAGGACGCCGGCGGGAGGGGTCTCGTCCGGTCCGGGGGCCACGGTGCCCGCTGCAGAGGTGGAGCCTGCGGCCCGCTGACGGACCTGTTTCCTCTCAA GTGGTGTCGAAGATTCCCTGTGCCGTGGATTTGGCAGACAATGAGAAAATGCCAGTGAACCCACCCGGAAACGTGAGGCAAAGCAGAGAGAAGTCATCGCAAACAAGTGAAGAAATGAG GGCCTTCCGAGAGGAGCTCTGGGAAGAAAACCTAAAGCAGCACATTCAGAAAACGCACgagggaagaaaaagatttcAAGGCACGGCGCCACTCAAGGAAATGAGTCCGGCTGCCCGGGACTTGGCGATC aaaatagaagtggAGGCGAAACATCGTAATTcatcctatgaggccagcattaccctaacgCCAGAACAAGGACGTCACGTATGA
- the LRRC27 gene encoding leucine-rich repeat-containing protein 27 isoform X1, with protein sequence MDGSGPSELPPGAADPERGAGQVSSVPASPSGEAHQEVKGVVLSSVLDLSQRGLHHLEEIFKIPNIKQLHLQRNALCEIPADFFQSLPNLAWLDFRYNSIRALPSGIGSHKHLKTLLLERNPIKMLPVELGNVTTLRALNLRHCPLEFPAPLVVQKGLGAILAFLQACAMQRPPPRGSASPERVADKDAVNSQDRRGRLKEKADFLPPVEKLDPSELGKSTASPEDWPGEEEIRRFWRLRQEIVEKEREEVLAKQLLPAELPANLKAALNTKEKEHSGSRHALSACRPRGSVHRGVSDGRRKMASLRSILPALAPRQRAGLPARRAEDSGALAPREQRVRDEGAPREWRERARTRRTADAAPGKPLPPQRSLVQGRRREGSRPVRGPRCPLQRWSLRPADGPVSSQVVSKIPCAVDLADNEKMPVNPPGNVRQSREKSSQTSEEMRAFREELWEENLKQHIQKTHEGRKRFQGTAPLKEMSPAARDLAIARKLQDRVTESGPGPTLTRSHRLAALAGHRPRHPPASQPQKILFDTKY encoded by the exons ATGGACGGAAGCGGCCCTTCCGAGCTGCCCCCTGGGGCGGCTGATCCAGAGCGCGGTGCCGGCCAAGTTAGCAGCGTGCCCGCCTCCCCCTCCGGAGAGGCTCACCAGGAGGTCAAGGGGGTCGTCCTTTCGTCGGTCTTAGACTTGAGTCAACGTGGCCTTCACCATTTAGAGGAGATCTTTAAAATCCCCAACATTAAA CAACTGCATCTTCAAAGAAACGCCCTCTGCGAGATTCCCGCAGACTTCTTCCAGTCGCTGCCAAACCTCGCGTGGCTGGACTTCCGCTACAACAGCATCAGAGCTCTTCCTTCTGGGATCGGGTCTCACAA gcacTTGAAAACTTTGCTTTTAGAAAGAAATCCTATCAAAATGTTACCTGTGGAGCTGG GGAACGTGACCACACTGAGAGCCTTGAACCTGAGACACTGCCCCCTGGAGTTCCCCGCCCCCCTCGTCGTGCAGAAGGGACTGGGTGCCATCCTGGCCTTCCTGCAGGCCTGCGCCATGCAGCGGCCTCCTCCCCGAGGGTCGGCTTCTCCAG AGCGTGTGGCCGACAAAGACGCTGTTAATTCTCAGGATCGGAGGGGGAGGTTAAAAGAAAAGGCAGACTTTCTCCCTCCTGTTGAAAAGCTAGACCCGAGTGAGCTGGGCAAGTCCACTGCTTCCCCAGAAGACTGGCCGGGCGAGGAGGAAATCAGGCGCTTTTGGAGGCTGAGACAGGAGATTGTCGAGAAGGAGCGGGAGGAAGTGCTTGCAAAGCAGCTCTTACCGGCAGAGTTACCTGCAAACCTCAAGGCGGCTCTGAACACgaaggagaaagaacattccGGCTCCAGACACGCTCTCAG CGCGTGCCGTCCGCGGGGGAGCGTTCACCGCGGGGTCTCTGACGGTAGAAGGAAGATGGCCTCCCTCAGGAGCATCCTGCCGGCCCTGGCGCCGCGGCAGCGAGCGGGGCTTCCCGCCAGGAGAGCGGAGGACAGCGGGGCCTTGGCCCCCAGGGAGCAGCGCGTAAG AGACGAAGGAGCGCCGCGGGAGTGGCGGGAGCGAGCCCGGACCCGGAGGACAGCGGACGCGGCCCCGGGCaagcccctgcctccccagaggAGTCTGGTACAAGGACGCCGGCGGGAGGGGTCTCGTCCGGTCCGGGGGCCACGGTGCCCGCTGCAGAGGTGGAGCCTGCGGCCCGCTGACGGACCTGTTTCCTCTCAA GTGGTGTCGAAGATTCCCTGTGCCGTGGATTTGGCAGACAATGAGAAAATGCCAGTGAACCCACCCGGAAACGTGAGGCAAAGCAGAGAGAAGTCATCGCAAACAAGTGAAGAAATGAG GGCCTTCCGAGAGGAGCTCTGGGAAGAAAACCTAAAGCAGCACATTCAGAAAACGCACgagggaagaaaaagatttcAAGGCACGGCGCCACTCAAGGAAATGAGTCCGGCTGCCCGGGACTTGGCGATC